One Fictibacillus halophilus genomic window, GGTTACAGCAAAGGGCATATCTATTATCATTTTCAGAATAAAGAAAAGTTGTTTGTGTTATTAGCACAACGAACGATGAACGAGTGGTATATCAAGTGGATGAACAAAGAACATGACTTTACTTGTGCATCCGATAAGCTATATGGAATGGCTATGCACGTTCTTTATAATTACCAAACCCCTTTATTAAAAGGAGGGCAAGAGCTTGCCTCAAATCCCGAATCAAGTCCTGAATCCGTTAAGCAGCTATACGAATTAGCGGTTATTCCAATGGGTGCATATCGTGCAATTCTCGTTCAAGGGATAGAAGAAGGAGAGTTTAAGAACGGCAATGTGGAAGAATGGACGGTGTTGATCGGTACGTGGCTTGGTGGACTTTGTCAGCTTACGAATACTCAAGAGCTTTCTAGCTTAGAGCCGCTTTTTAAGAAAGCTGTAAGTATGTTTTTAGAGTCCATTCAAAAATAAGGAGGAAAAGTTATGAAAATCGGATTAATCGGTGACAGTCTAACAGAGGGACGACCTGGTGTTTCTTTTTTTCACCTCTTACAAAAACAATCTCCACACATGACATTTGTGAACCTGGGAAAGCCGGGGGAGTCTGTTAAAAGCTTGCATAGCCGCCTAACAAAAAAGAAGTTAGAAAACTTTGATCTTGCTTTCCTGTGGATTGGGGTTAATGACGTTTATTCAAAACTACTTAGTGTGCAAGCACAGCCAGTTGCAAAGGACCATGAAGAGTTTAAAGATTATTATCAAAAAGTATTAGAGTGTGTTTTATCTTCCTCAAGTAGTGTAATAACCGTCACCCCAGCAATAGTTGGTGAAAACATCAATAATGTTTCAAACAAAGAAATAAAGCAATTAAATACCCTCATCGCAACCATCACGAACAAACATGCAAATGCTACCACACTAAATCTACATTCTGTTTTTGAACAACACCTATCTTCAGTAAAGAGTTCCGACTATATCAGTACAAAAGTTTTAAGAGTTATGAAAGATGTTCTTTTTTATAAAAAACCATC contains:
- a CDS encoding SGNH/GDSL hydrolase family protein, coding for MKIGLIGDSLTEGRPGVSFFHLLQKQSPHMTFVNLGKPGESVKSLHSRLTKKKLENFDLAFLWIGVNDVYSKLLSVQAQPVAKDHEEFKDYYQKVLECVLSSSSSVITVTPAIVGENINNVSNKEIKQLNTLIATITNKHANATTLNLHSVFEQHLSSVKSSDYISTKVLRVMKDVLFYKKPSRIDQMSKKRGLHLTLDGIHLNSKGAQIVADEYAAIIDQHQCIDKNAIK
- a CDS encoding TetR/AcrR family transcriptional regulator, translated to MSKRRYNSETAKQEIMEKAFLLFSQKGYTQTSVADISKASGYSKGHIYYHFQNKEKLFVLLAQRTMNEWYIKWMNKEHDFTCASDKLYGMAMHVLYNYQTPLLKGGQELASNPESSPESVKQLYELAVIPMGAYRAILVQGIEEGEFKNGNVEEWTVLIGTWLGGLCQLTNTQELSSLEPLFKKAVSMFLESIQK